AGGGGACGAAACGGCCTGGAGCGCTCTCGTCGACCGGTACGGTCGCCGGGTGTACGGGATCGCCTACCACTTCACCCTCCGCAAGGAGGACGCCGAGGAGCTCTCCCAGGAAGTCTTCCTGAAGGTCTTCGAGAACCTGCACCGGTTCGACGGCCAGTACGCCTTCGGCGCGTGGATCGTGTCGCTCGCGCGGAACCTCTGCATCGACCAGTACCGCCGCCGGAAGCGGGAGAAATCGTTCGTGCACGTCTCCGACGACTCCGTGATGCCTCTCCTCCCCGCCAGCGACGACCCGGCGCGGAACGCTCTCCAGAAGGAGCGCACGAAGCTCCTCTTCGAGGCGATCGCCGAGCTCCCCGAGGAGCTCTCGGAGATCCTGATCCTCCGCGACCTCGACGGTCTCGCCTACGACGAGATCGCCGCGGCGCTGGAGCTCCCCGACGGGACCGTCAAGTCGCGGCTCTTCCGCGCCCGCGCGGAGACGGCGAAGATCATCCGGCGCAAAACGGAGACCCGGAACCGCCCGGGGAACTGGAATCCGGGCGCCCTCGCCCTGGCGATGGCCGCGGTGGCGTCATGAGCTGCGATTTCTTCGAGCGCCACTTCTGCGCCGGCGACCCTGCGGGGGCTTTCGAGCTCCATCGGGCTTCGTGCGCGGAGTGCGCGGCCCTCTCGGCCGGCCTCGTGCGCATCGCCGCTCTCGAGTCGCGGGTCGCCCGGCCCGAGCCGTCCGCGGCTCTGGTCGCGCGCTGGCGTGGAATTCCCCGG
This genomic stretch from Thermoanaerobaculia bacterium harbors:
- a CDS encoding sigma-70 family RNA polymerase sigma factor, which encodes GDETAWSALVDRYGRRVYGIAYHFTLRKEDAEELSQEVFLKVFENLHRFDGQYAFGAWIVSLARNLCIDQYRRRKREKSFVHVSDDSVMPLLPASDDPARNALQKERTKLLFEAIAELPEELSEILILRDLDGLAYDEIAAALELPDGTVKSRLFRARAETAKIIRRKTETRNRPGNWNPGALALAMAAVAS